A region of Triplophysa dalaica isolate WHDGS20190420 chromosome 20, ASM1584641v1, whole genome shotgun sequence DNA encodes the following proteins:
- the LOC130409699 gene encoding growth hormone secretagogue receptor type 1-like, producing the protein MDVLEGSGSGWCVNCGNGSEWEEWGDQSLFSDTELVIVTTLCVPLLLLGLLGNALTILVVWLRPQMRSTTYLYLSSMAISDVLILLLMPLDLYKLWRYRPWLLGDAVCKLSVFVGECCTFSSILHMTALGAERYLAVCFPLRARLLVTRGRVRVLIAGLWGVAMLSAGPVLALVGVERFEGGASECRCTQYAQTSGLLKAMLWLSNLYFVCPLTVLSLLYGLIARRLHLRAHTHRDKMHRQTLRMMVVIVLVFVLCWLPFHVSRTLFSVSHSSEELYYISQYFNLVSLVLFYVSAAVNPLLYNIMSARYRASVLAVLRLTVGSTDELRHRARTSPLTASHSSTHF; encoded by the exons ATGGATGTGTTAGAAGGTTCTGGATCTGGTTGGTGTGTGAACTGTGGAAATGGATCCGAATGGGAAGAATGGGGAGATCAGTCGCTCTTCAGCGACACAGAGCTTGTGATCGTGACGACGCTGTGCGTTCCTCTTCTGCTGCTCGGCCTGCTGGGAAACGCACTGACCATTCTGGTCGTCTGGCTCCGCCCACAAATGAGAAGCACCACCTACCTGTACCTGAGCAGCATGGCCATCTCTGACGTGCTCATTTTACTGTTGATGCCTCTGGATCTGTATAAG CTGTGGCGGTATCGTCCATGGTTGCTAGGAGACGCCGTGTGCAAACTGTCGGTTTTTGTCGGAGAGTGCTGCACCTTCTCATCCATCCTGCACATGACGGCTCTGGGGGCGGAGCGATACCTGGCCGTCTGCTTCCCTCTCCGCGCACGCCTGCTCGTCACCAGGGGGCGTGTCCGCGTGCTGATCGCCGGCCTGTGGGGTGTGGCCATGCTTAGCGCAGGACCTGTTTTGGCTTTGGTGGGGGTGGAACGTTTCGAGGGCGGAGCCAGCGAATGCCGCTGCACACAGTACGCCCAGACGTCTGGCCTGCTTAAAGCCATGCTGTGGCTCTCCAACCTCTACTTCGTTTGTCCTCTCACGGTTCTGTCCCTCCTGTACGGCCTGATCGCTCGCCGCCTGCATCTGCGCGCTCACACGCACCGCGACAAAATGCACCGCCAGACTCTGCGCATGATGG TGGTGATAGTGCTGGTGTTCGTCTTGTGTTGGCTGCCATTTCACGTGAGTCGGACGTTGTTTTCGGTGTCCCACTCCAGTGAGGAGTTGTATTACATCAGTCAGTATTTTAATCTGGTGTCTTTGGTGTTGTTTTACGTGAGCGCCGCCGTCAATCCCTTGCTGTATAACATCATGTCTGCGCGTTACCGTGCCAGTGTCCTCGCCGTGCTGCGGTTGACGGTGGGCTCCACGGACGAGCTGCGCCACAGGGCCCGCACCTCCCCGCTCACGGCCTCTCACTCCAGCACACACTTCTGA